The proteins below come from a single Fusarium verticillioides 7600 chromosome 3, whole genome shotgun sequence genomic window:
- a CDS encoding 3-hydroxy acyl-CoA dehydratase produces the protein MDSNTAAAKRPLKQEASTANKAYLIFYNFISAVQWSIVLGRTAMLASAHGPEHVYPNIGQYTKWTQTLAGLEILHSMLGVVRASFVTTLMQVASRFLLVWAIVDVFPFLALSPFYSSMLIAWSVTEIIRYSFFALSLSGYQPKFLTWLRYNTFFVLYPIGIFSECILIWFATEPAGNTNELYKWALYAILVIYVPGSYVLYTHLMSQRRKVMRNLKAHGQKAQ, from the exons ATGGATTCCAATACTGCGGCCGCAAAACGACCCCTGAAACAGGAGGCTTCAACAGCAAACAAGGCCTATCTGATCTtctacaacttcatctcagcTGTGCAATGGTCTATTGTGCTCGGCCGCACCGCCATGCTTGCCAGTGCCCACGGGCCTGAGCACGTATATCCTAATATTGGCCAATATACAAAATGGACACAGACTTTGGCTGGGTTGGAGATCCTGCATTCGATGCTTG GCGTCGTTCGCGCTTCCTTTGTCACCACTCTTATGCAGGTCGCCTCGCGTTTCCTGCTCGTCTGGGCCATCGTCGACGTCTTTCCCTTCCTCGCCCTCTCGCCCTTTTATTCGTCCATGCTCATCGCTTGGTCCGTCACCGAGATTATCCGCTATTCCTTCTTCGCTCTCTCGCTGTCCGGCTACCAGCCCAAGTTTCTTACTTGGTTGCGTTACAACACTTTCTTTGTGCTCTACCCCATTGGTATATTCAGTGAATGCATCCTCATCTGGTTCGCAACTGAGCCTGCGGGCAACACCAACGAGCTCTACAAGTGGGCACTTTACGCCATCTTGGTTATCTACGTTCCCG GATCTTACGTCCTGTACACACACTTGATGAGCCAGAGGCGCAAGGTCATGCGAAATCTGAAAGCCCACGGTCAGAAGGCTCAATAA